The genome window TTGATACGTAAACGTGTATGTCCTACTTGATAAGAAAGGTCACAAGAACCAGTTTTCACTAAATCGCGCAGCAAACGACGTCTATTTCCTATAAGAACAAGAGCAAGGGTTTCAATTTGGAAGGGAGTAAGTTTTTTAAAGCCTGCTATATTTAAACGATGAAGCTTACCATGAAGTAAAATTTCTATGGGATGATATGGTGTAAAAAGAATATCAGAAAGCTCAGGATGTGTCTCAATTGCTCGCTTAATAATATGATCTACAATTCTTTTATCCATATTTTAAACCTCAGTAAAATCTTTAGGCATACGTTTGAGAAATGGTCTAAATTTTGATTTGTCAATAGCATTTAAATAAGCATCTTCAGGGTCTATCCAACCCTTTGTTAAAAGTTCCATAATGGCATCATCTAAAGTTTGCATTCCATATTTTTTACCTGTTTGAATAAGAGAAGGTAATTGATATGTTTTGTTTTCCCTAATAAGATTTCTTACCCCATAAGTAGCTACCATAATTTCTAAGGCTGCAACTCTACCAGGTTGGTCAATACGTTTAAATAGAGTTTGGGAAATAACACCACGGATAACATCAGCTAAAAGGGAACGAATAAAATTTTGTTCTTCAGGTGGAAACATTTCTACAAGACGGTCTATAGTTTTTGTTGCACCAACAGTATGTAAGGTGCTAAATACAAGATGACCTGTAGCAGCTGCCTCCATAGCCAATCTAGCAGTTTCAAGGTCACGAATTTCTCCTACAAGAATAATATCTGGGTCTTCTCTTAAAGCACTTCTTAAAGCAGCTGCAAATGATTTTGTATGAGCACCTACTTCACGATGAGTAATGACGCAATTTCTATTAGTATGAACAAATTCTATTGGATCCTCAATTGTAATAATACGGCTTTTTCTTTTTTCATTAGCATAATCAATGATGGCAGCTAAAGTAGTTGATTTTCCACTTCCAGTAGGGCCAGTTACAAGGACAAACCCTTTAGGTAATAAAGCAAAACTTTTTAAAACTTGAGGTAATCCCAATTCATCAATAGTCATAATTTTATTAGGAATTTCTCTAAAAGCAGCTCCAATACCATCTTTATGCATGAAGTAATTTGCTCTATATCTAGCTAAACCTGCTACTTCATAAGCAAAATCTAAATCCCCAGTTTCTTCAAAAGTTCTTATTTGTTGTTCTGTGATAATTTCATAAAGCATTGTTCTTAATTCAGTTTCTTCCAAAACATGATACTTTACTTTCTGCAACTCACCGTGTATGCGCAGCATAGGTTGAGAGCCAGAAAGGAGATGAAGGTCAGATGCATTGTGTTCATGCATTAGTTTAAAAAAAGCATCTATTCTAGCCATAATCTCCCTCACACATATTTTAATTCACCTGTATAAACAGTAGCTATTTCTCCTTTTTGACAAAAACGAATATTTAATCCTCCATAAGAATCAATATCTAACACTTCTGCTAATTCTCCCCTATGCTTTTTAAGGTCTTCTCCATAATAAACTATTCGGCCAACAGTATTTGAATATTCGGTAAACAATTTAATAATTTCTTTTGTATCTTTTTTAATTTCAGCATCATGTAATAATCCAATATACCAAATTAACTTTACAACTATTAAGCAAAAAAAGAAATCAATATTATATGATCTGCCTATAACATTTTTCACTGAAATAGCAGGAATATCTAAATTAGGATGAATTTTATTATTAACATTGATTCCTATACCAAATAAAAGATAAGCCTCTTTATGAGAAGAAATATAAGTTTCTGTAAGAATTCCTCCTATTTTATAATTATCTACAATGAGATCATTAACCCATTTAATGTATGCTTTAATTCCTATTTCTCTTAAAGCTTCACAACATGCAATACCAACTACTAAGGGATAAAGGTGAATATAAGGAGGATCTATTTCTGGATAAAGAAGCAATGTAAACCAAAGCCCACCCAATGAAGCATACCAATCCCTTTGGTATCTTCCTTTTGCTTCAGTTAACATTTCAGCAATAAAAACAGTTCCAGAATAAGGAATCCTACCATTAAGATAACTTCTTTCAATGTATTCTTTAGCTAATGCCATTGTGCGATGAGCAAGAGAATAACAGTAAAGATGACTTCCAATCATTTCTCCTCGCCGCCAGATAATTTCTGCCTCTTTCCTTCTTTTTTTTCTTTTTTCCAATTCTTTTATTTTTACCTCTTTCAGTATATGTTTGAGAAGTTTTTCCCTATTTTTGTCTCTAATTATGTTTCTTCCCATTCTAACTGAATTTTGTTAACAAGACTTGAAATAAATTCAGTCTGCTCAGGTGGACAAATGCCTAATAAAGGTGCTCCTTGTTCAACAGTAACATTTGGTTTGAAATAAATAGCATAAATAACTCCTGGTTCCCCTTCATAGATAAGGGGGATATCTCTTTTCATCCTAGACATAATTAAAAATTCCTCTCCTGGATGAATGATTACTGCACGATGTCCTTTTTGTTCTATTTTTTTATTTAATTCAGGAGTAAAATAATATCTAGCTGTTTCAGGAGCTCTAAAAATATATAAAAAACGCTCAATAATTTTATTGACAACTTCTTCTTTATTAAGGCGATGTTTAATAGACATAATAGGAGTTTTTGCCTCAACAAATTGACCATTTAATTCTTCTTTTATATCTACAATTTCTCCATCAATTGGTGCATGGATGGATTTTGGATTCCCCTGACGTAAGATTGTATAAAGAATAGTGCCTTTTTTTTCAAACCATTTACCAGTAGTGCCTTTTACTTTATCTCCTTTTTTTACTTTGAGAGATACAATACCAGTATGAGGAGTTGAAATAACATAGGTTTCAAATGGATTGGATTTATATTCAGCAATAATTTTTTCTATATCTTCCATTTTTAACGATAATAAAGATTTTTCCCACCCATAGTAAGTAGAGCCATATATAATCTTTTTCTAAATTCTCTTCTATCCCAAATACCTTGAATATGTCCTCTTTTAAGTGCATTTTCAGCACTATGATAATCAGGAGGTACTTCCTGATTAGTGGTTTCTCTTATTACCCTTGGCCCAGCAAAACCAATACGTGAAGATTTAATAGCAAATTGATATGGAGCACAACCTAAAAAACTCGCTACCGGACCAGCATAAGAATTATTATCATAAACGACAATATAAAGACCTCCAGCTTCAATATATTCCCTTACAGCTACAGTACATTTAGGCATTTGCACAACACCAATAGTACCTTCATGGATCCTTATGCCAGCAGTACCATGTACATAAGCCAAAAATGGTTGACGTAATAATTTTGCTCTTTCACAGGCAAGGACAAACTTTTCTCCTTCAGCTGCTCCTACAGTGCCATTGCGAAAATCACTAAAAAGCATAGCTACTACAAGAGAAATACCCATAACTTTTGCATCAAAGGTAATAATAGCACTTAATCTTTTTGTTTTTTCCCTTGCTTTTTCCAACTTTTCATCAAAATTCTTATATCCCAATGGATTTGTAGAAGCAATTTCACTATTAAATTCTCTAACTGAATTTTTATCAAATAAATTATTCAAATACCATTGATATTCTAAGGGAAAGTGATGTCCACAATTTGGACACACACCACATAACTCTCCATACAAATCTGGTATCCAAATATCATAACATCCATATCTTTCACTATTAGGACAGCTAATTGTCTTATCTACATTGGCAAGTGGACTAACATATGTTTCTCCAAGATAGGTATCTTCTTCTACTACCATTTCATAAACAGGTAAGGATGGCTTTTTGGATGGGAGAATTTTCTCTTTTAATTTAACAAATGGACTAAATATATGGTCAGATATTATCTGGATTTCTGCTTGGACCTCTTTTAAAAAGTGTTGAATGCGTCTTAATGGTCTTTTCATAATATGAAAAGAAACAAAAGTTTTTACTCTAAGCCAATTTTTTTCTACCTGATCTATCTTTTTGCGCCAAAGGCTTCTTTTATCTAAAAAAAATCCTTTAGCCATATTTTTGTATTTTAATTTGCGTTTTTGTAGAAGTTTTTCAATTTCTTTATCATTTAATCTCCAATGTACATAAATTTTTGTAGTATCAGTTGGCCCATTCTTCTTTAAATGATAAGCTCTTAATGCCCCTAATGTTTTGACAGAAAGACATACCTCATCTGTTGCTCGAATAACTTCTTGTTTTAAAAACTTAAAAAATTCATAATCATCACTCCTTGCTCCTAAAGGAGGTTCTTGAATAATGCGGTCAATAGTGCCTAGTTTTAAGTTGTCTTTAGCAGTAATTTTTAACTGCTCTGCACAAAAATGTACCAATTCAGGCGGTACTTTTTCTCCTTCTTTTACTCTCCCTTCAATAGCAGCAGCTCCTTCTGGTGAAATGACAGAATAATACCCATGCGAAAACATAATACGTAAATCAGCTAATCCAATTGCTTCAGCACCTCCAGAGCCACCTTCAGAGATAAAAGCAATGATAGGTACTCTTAAACCTGCCATAGCATAGAGATTTCTAGCAATCTGTTGAGCTGCACCAGGATAATCTTCAATAGGATAGGCACCTGGTGTAAAAATATAAGAATGAATAGGTATACCTTCTGTTTCAGCTACTTGCATAAATCGCAAGGCTTTCTCATTACCCCAAGGTTTTGCACTACCGCCATTTCGGAATTCTTCTCCATGTCCTTTTTCATGACCAATAACCATTACCTGGTGTGTATAAATTCGATTGCCTACTTGACGATTAATAGTTGCTCTTGCAACAATAACAGCAGGGTCAATATTATTTTCTTCTTCACCTCCTAATTCTACATAATCATCATAGACATTTTCTAAAATATCCTTTAATGTCATCCGAAAGGGATGACGTACAATGTGAACATAATCTAGAGGAGTAAGTTTACTATCAGCTTCTTTTTCATAAAAGGAAATCTGTGAAGCAATTTTATCCAAATCTTCATTTACTTCTTTTTCTGGAAGTTCATATATTTTTTCTACAATATCCTCAAGCCAATCTCTTAATGTAATAAGATTATCGCCAAAAATTTCTCCTTTAATATCTGAAAGATAAATTAAACGTCTTCTTAAATACTCTATTCTTTTTTCTACTTCTATCATAGATTGAATTTTTGAATTTCTTCTATTTTATCTTTTAAGAATCCAATATTTGTTATAATTTTTTCTCCATAATTATTTTTCCCATCAATTTCTATTTCATTTAAAACTTGTTTTCCTCTTTCTTTAGCCTGTTCTATAGTTTCTCCCCAAACTAATACAAGAGCAAGATTTGGGTCATAATCAGTAGGAATAGTATATGGTTTATCTTGAGGTACATGGGTATAAACTGTTAGCCACTGATGTTCTGGTAACTTAAAACGAGTAACTGTTCCACCCCAAGGTTTAAAACCATGTTTTGTATCTTCTGCAAGGATTCTAAATTCGATACTAGCACCATGAAAACTTATATGTTTTTGTTTATATTTTAATTTTTCTCCTAAGGCAGTTCTAATTTGTTCTTCTACTAAATTTACTCCTCTTGGTTGCTTTTTAATTTGAGAAATTAAACCAGAAACACCACTTTCAACCTGAATTCTAGGATTGACTTCTAATAAATAAACTTCTCCACTTGGTGTAACAATCCATTCCCA of Candidatus Desulfofervidus auxilii contains these proteins:
- a CDS encoding biotin--[acetyl-CoA-carboxylase] ligase, with the protein product MGRNIIRDKNREKLLKHILKEVKIKELEKRKKRRKEAEIIWRRGEMIGSHLYCYSLAHRTMALAKEYIERSYLNGRIPYSGTVFIAEMLTEAKGRYQRDWYASLGGLWFTLLLYPEIDPPYIHLYPLVVGIACCEALREIGIKAYIKWVNDLIVDNYKIGGILTETYISSHKEAYLLFGIGINVNNKIHPNLDIPAISVKNVIGRSYNIDFFFCLIVVKLIWYIGLLHDAEIKKDTKEIIKLFTEYSNTVGRIVYYGEDLKKHRGELAEVLDIDSYGGLNIRFCQKGEIATVYTGELKYV
- a CDS encoding acetyl-CoA carboxylase carboxyl transferase subunit alpha/beta; translation: MIEVEKRIEYLRRRLIYLSDIKGEIFGDNLITLRDWLEDIVEKIYELPEKEVNEDLDKIASQISFYEKEADSKLTPLDYVHIVRHPFRMTLKDILENVYDDYVELGGEEENNIDPAVIVARATINRQVGNRIYTHQVMVIGHEKGHGEEFRNGGSAKPWGNEKALRFMQVAETEGIPIHSYIFTPGAYPIEDYPGAAQQIARNLYAMAGLRVPIIAFISEGGSGGAEAIGLADLRIMFSHGYYSVISPEGAAAIEGRVKEGEKVPPELVHFCAEQLKITAKDNLKLGTIDRIIQEPPLGARSDDYEFFKFLKQEVIRATDEVCLSVKTLGALRAYHLKKNGPTDTTKIYVHWRLNDKEIEKLLQKRKLKYKNMAKGFFLDKRSLWRKKIDQVEKNWLRVKTFVSFHIMKRPLRRIQHFLKEVQAEIQIISDHIFSPFVKLKEKILPSKKPSLPVYEMVVEEDTYLGETYVSPLANVDKTISCPNSERYGCYDIWIPDLYGELCGVCPNCGHHFPLEYQWYLNNLFDKNSVREFNSEIASTNPLGYKNFDEKLEKAREKTKRLSAIITFDAKVMGISLVVAMLFSDFRNGTVGAAEGEKFVLACERAKLLRQPFLAYVHGTAGIRIHEGTIGVVQMPKCTVAVREYIEAGGLYIVVYDNNSYAGPVASFLGCAPYQFAIKSSRIGFAGPRVIRETTNQEVPPDYHSAENALKRGHIQGIWDRREFRKRLYMALLTMGGKNLYYR
- a CDS encoding biotin attachment protein, translating into MEDIEKIIAEYKSNPFETYVISTPHTGIVSLKVKKGDKVKGTTGKWFEKKGTILYTILRQGNPKSIHAPIDGEIVDIKEELNGQFVEAKTPIMSIKHRLNKEEVVNKIIERFLYIFRAPETARYYFTPELNKKIEQKGHRAVIIHPGEEFLIMSRMKRDIPLIYEGEPGVIYAIYFKPNVTVEQGAPLLGICPPEQTEFISSLVNKIQLEWEET
- a CDS encoding type IV pilus twitching motility protein PilT, which produces MARIDAFFKLMHEHNASDLHLLSGSQPMLRIHGELQKVKYHVLEETELRTMLYEIITEQQIRTFEETGDLDFAYEVAGLARYRANYFMHKDGIGAAFREIPNKIMTIDELGLPQVLKSFALLPKGFVLVTGPTGSGKSTTLAAIIDYANEKRKSRIITIEDPIEFVHTNRNCVITHREVGAHTKSFAAALRSALREDPDIILVGEIRDLETARLAMEAAATGHLVFSTLHTVGATKTIDRLVEMFPPEEQNFIRSLLADVIRGVISQTLFKRIDQPGRVAALEIMVATYGVRNLIRENKTYQLPSLIQTGKKYGMQTLDDAIMELLTKGWIDPEDAYLNAIDKSKFRPFLKRMPKDFTEV